One window from the genome of Amaranthus tricolor cultivar Red isolate AtriRed21 chromosome 9, ASM2621246v1, whole genome shotgun sequence encodes:
- the LOC130823157 gene encoding uncharacterized protein LOC130823157, translating into MTSTLPLLSSSSSSSSLPSSSPNNMNILNTSDGEISIIDENVADQMPAIHTSLEFLPDITGDIPSLVIEYCKAHAQNPNSTDPNYIQQVKNWDQQFVNEIDLNTLFELILAGKSLELPSLLDFTCQTMADMMKGRSMEEIRRNFNIKNHDFRSKNDEEIIRKFFHRGRSGGSRSSSSFSSSSSYPLRMFFCLPLSTLFERFKTMVSSFSSSFSKKMILLSSSEGKIFKVEENVALQSEMIKNLLEDSDYRVILLEVNTVILSKVIEYCQKHVEKPSNDDDDDDDDDEKLINWDTEFVMVDQKTLFDVINAANYLQIKSLLNFTCHFLAYMILEQHGMIMDEGVD; encoded by the coding sequence ATGACATCAACTTTGCCATtactttcatcttcttcttcttcgtcCTCTTTACCTTCATCTTCACCCAACAACATGAATATCCTAAATACCTCAGACGGAGAGATTTCCATTATCGACGAAAACGTCGCCGATCAAATGCCGGCCATCCACACTTCTTTAGAATTTCTCCCGGACATAACCGGAGACATTCCCTCCTTAGTCATTGAGTACTGCAAAGCCCATGCCCAAAACCCTAATAGTACTGACCCGAATTATATTCAACAGGTCAAGAATTGGGATCAACAATTCGTAAATGAAATTGATCTGAATACCCTTTTTGAACTTATTCTTGCTGGTAAATCTTTGGAACTTCCGTCTTTACTTGATTTTACTTGCCAAACAATGGCTGACATGATGAAGGGGAGATCAATGGAGgagattaggaggaattttaaTATCAAGAACCATGATTTTAGATCAaaaaatgatgaagaaataaTTCGGAAATTCTTTCATAGGGGAAGATCAGGAGGAtcaagatcatcatcatcattttcatcatcatcatcatacccttTACGTATGTTCTTCTGTCTGCCACTTTCAACACTTTTTGAAAGATTTAAAACAATggtatcttctttttcttcatctttttcCAAGAAGATGATATTACTGTCTAGTTCAGAAGGAAAGATATTCAAAGTGGAAGAAAACGTGGCACTGCAGAGTGAGATGATCAAGAACCTTCTAGAAGACTCTGATTATCGAGTTATTCTTCTAGAAGTAAACACAGTGATTCTGTCGAAGGTTATTGAGTACTGCCAAAAACACGTGGAAAAACCaagtaatgatgatgatgacgacgacgatgatgatgaaaaaCTCATCAATTGGGATACAGAATTTGTGATGGTTGATCAGAAGACACTTTTTGATGTTATTAATGCTGCTAACTATTTGCAAATTAAGTCTTTGCTTAATTTTACTTGTCATTTTTTGGCTTATATGATTTTAGAACAACATGGGATGATTATGGATGAAGGTGTAGATTAG
- the LOC130823156 gene encoding disease resistance RPP8-like protein 3: protein MAELVVNSAVEYIESMILEESNKADLSGVESEAKAVQSELESIKKLVTKIRLHNNEVRNKEPVRTIFDKVIKMAYEAEDVVDTYVSETESSRNLILGFNKLYRAHQTTKELRKLRSSMNETKRFMADSMEGSIKGVRTRGSESPKCHIQSDKEYAVGIDFDIEKLVKILINEKDCVDVLAILGMGGSGKTTLARNIYNHAKIKKYFKYQAWVSMSPGWVLSDVMSEISRQINDQTGLFDGLSEFLMNGVRRKKSLIVLDNVWDCDKLHDELLPKIFQRDDGGDANDERIKILITSRHRHEHDTTLKWCFHVMELLSQEDASDFSNKVTIGDDEDEDEEYVVGIDFDIEKSVKILTNEKDCVDVLAIVGMGGSGKTTLARNIYNHATIEKYFKYQAWISMSRGWVLSDVMSEISRQINDQTGLFDGLSGFLMNGVRRKKSLIVLDNVWDCDRLQDELLPKIIQRDDGGDANDERIKIVI from the exons ATGGCTGAATTAGTGGTGAACTCTGCAGTTGAATACATTGAAAGCATGATTCTTGAAGAATCAAACAAAGCAGACTTATCCGGTGTTGAATCTGAAGCCAAAGCGGTCCAATCGGAGCTCGAAAGCATAAAAAAATTGGTGACCAAAATCCGATTGCACAACAATGAAGTCCGCAACAAGGAGCCAGTCCGCACCATCTTCGACAAGGTAATAAAAATGGCGTACGAAGCAGAGGATGTTGTCGACACCTACGTTTCCGAAACAGAGTCATCCCGAAACTTAATTCTAGGGTTTAACAAACTGTATCGGGCCCATCAAACCACGAAGGAGCTTCGAAAACTTCGATCCTCCATGAACGAAACAAAAAGGTTTATGGCGGATTCAATGGAAGGCTCAATCAAAGGTGTACGGACTCGTGGGTCTGAATCTCCTAAGTGCCATATCCAATCTGATAAAGAATATGCTGTTGGGATCGATTTCGATATCGAAAAATTGGTGAAGATTTTAATCAACGAGAAGGATTGTGTTGATGTTCTTGCGATTTTGGGTATGGGTGGTTCGGGAAAAACAACTCTTGCTAGGAATATATATAATCATGCTAAGATCAAGAAGTATTTTAAGTATCAGGCTTGGGTTTCGATGTCGCCAGGATGGGTTCTTTCTGATGTAATGTCAGAAATTTCAAGACAAATCAATGATCAAACCGGTTTATTTGATGGGTTGTCTGAATTTTTAATGAATGGTGTAAGAAGAAAGAAATCTCTGATTGTGTTGGATAATGTATGGGACTGTGATAAATTGCATGACGAATTGCTGCCCAAAATATTCCAGcgtgatgatggtggtgatgCGAATGATGAGCGTATTAAGATTTTAATCACTAGTCGGCATCGGCATGAGCATGACACCACTCTGAAATGGTGTTTTCATGTGATGGAGCTTCTAAGTCAAGAAGATGCATCGGATTTTTCTAACAAG GTAACAATtggtgatgatgaagatgaagatgaagaatatGTTGTTGGGATCGATTTCGATATTGAAAAATCGGTGAAGATTTTAACCAACGAGAAGGATTGTGTTGACGTTCTTGCGATTGTGGGTATGGGTGGTTCGGGAAAAACAACTCTTGCTAGGAATATATATAATCATGCTACGATCGAGAAGTATTTTAAGTATCAGGCTTGGATTTCGATGTCGCGAGGATGGGTTCTTTCTGATGTAATGTCAGAAATTTCAAGACAAATCAATGATCAAACCGGTTTATTTGATGGGTTGTCTGGATTTTTAATGAATGGTGTAAGAAGAAAGAAATCTCTGATTGTGTTGGATAATGTATGGGACTGTGATAGATTGCAAGACGAATTGCTGCCCAAAATTATCCAGcgtgatgatggtggtgatgCGAATGATGAACGTATTAAGattgtaatttaa